The Pedobacter mucosus genome window below encodes:
- a CDS encoding lysylphosphatidylglycerol synthase transmembrane domain-containing protein: MKFDLKTALKFIILFLIGIGVLYLAFKGQDLRKIGQEIKTAYYFWVSVSALSAWLAHVIRALRWQLLYEPIKYRVNFWNVYHAVIIGYLANLALPRFGEIGRCSVIHKTEKVPMFASIGTVITERLFDVLVLFLSGLFILIFQYDIVFNFLHDTIYIGFVNKIQTLSYVWLTVIVLILLLLIGFLTYLLKQKVGRKLLKIFVSLRQGFGSYRKLKQKWLFLIYTFGIWFLYFCSMYFAFSSIQATSGLQFNAAFTAIVFSGFAMAAPVQGGIGVFHWAVAQSLVLYAVSFKDGLAYATIIHSSQVLLILVLGSLSLLFVFLKKEPNK; the protein is encoded by the coding sequence GTGAAATTCGACCTAAAAACAGCGTTAAAATTTATTATCCTGTTTTTAATAGGAATAGGGGTTTTATATTTAGCGTTTAAGGGTCAGGATTTACGAAAAATAGGTCAGGAAATTAAAACAGCCTACTATTTTTGGGTCTCCGTTTCTGCATTGTCGGCCTGGTTGGCTCATGTTATAAGGGCATTGCGATGGCAATTACTCTACGAACCTATTAAGTATAGGGTAAATTTTTGGAACGTTTATCACGCCGTAATTATTGGTTATCTTGCCAATTTAGCCTTACCGCGATTTGGCGAAATAGGCCGCTGCTCGGTGATACATAAAACGGAAAAAGTGCCGATGTTTGCTTCTATTGGAACCGTTATTACTGAACGTCTTTTCGATGTTTTGGTTCTTTTTCTTTCCGGATTATTTATCTTGATTTTTCAATATGATATCGTTTTTAACTTTTTACACGATACCATTTATATTGGATTTGTAAATAAAATCCAGACTTTAAGTTATGTTTGGCTTACAGTTATTGTGCTAATCCTTTTATTGCTAATCGGTTTCTTAACTTATTTGCTGAAACAAAAAGTGGGAAGAAAGCTATTAAAAATATTTGTAAGTCTTCGTCAAGGGTTTGGTTCTTATCGTAAACTAAAACAAAAGTGGCTGTTCCTAATTTATACTTTCGGCATCTGGTTCTTGTATTTCTGCTCCATGTATTTTGCGTTTTCGTCCATTCAAGCTACTTCAGGTTTACAGTTTAATGCAGCATTTACGGCAATTGTATTTTCGGGTTTCGCTATGGCCGCCCCAGTTCAGGGCGGAATAGGTGTTTTTCATTGGGCGGTTGCTCAATCGTTAGTTTTATATGCCGTTTCTTTTAAAGATGGGCTGGCCTATGCAACGATCATTCACTCCTCGCAGGTGTTATTAATCTTGGTATTGGGAAGTTTAAGCCTGCTTTTTGTTTTTTTAAAGAAGGAACCAAACAAGTAA
- the panD gene encoding aspartate 1-decarboxylase: MVITILKSKIHRVKVTQAELNYVGSITIDEDLMDAANIIANEKVQIVNNNNGARFETYTIKGERGTGTICLNGATARLAQLGDILIIMSYGSLPIEDAKQYNPILVFPDDHNHLLK; this comes from the coding sequence ATGGTTATCACAATATTAAAGTCGAAAATACACCGTGTTAAAGTAACACAAGCCGAATTAAATTATGTAGGCAGTATAACGATTGATGAAGATTTAATGGATGCAGCCAATATTATCGCTAATGAAAAGGTGCAGATTGTAAATAATAATAACGGTGCTCGTTTCGAAACCTACACCATAAAAGGCGAACGTGGTACAGGTACCATTTGTTTAAATGGAGCAACTGCCCGCCTTGCCCAGCTTGGAGATATTTTGATTATCATGTCTTATGGTTCTCTCCCAATTGAAGATGCAAAACAATACAATCCGATACTTGTATTTCCAGATGATCATAACCACTTGTTAAAATAA
- a CDS encoding phage holin family protein yields MRFIIEILLMGLAFFIGAKLVPGVTVDGYGSAIIAAVLVALANSTIGFILRLLTFPVNFLTLGLVSFIITVLMILLVDNMMTSFNTTGFFAAAFLAIVFALIKAIFSAVAGEKE; encoded by the coding sequence ATGAGATTTATTATCGAAATCCTTTTGATGGGCTTGGCCTTTTTTATCGGCGCCAAATTAGTTCCAGGTGTAACCGTTGATGGTTATGGAAGTGCAATTATTGCAGCTGTGTTAGTTGCATTAGCAAACTCAACTATTGGATTTATTTTAAGGCTATTAACTTTCCCTGTAAATTTTTTAACCTTAGGATTAGTTTCGTTTATCATTACGGTGCTAATGATCTTATTGGTAGATAACATGATGACTTCTTTTAACACAACTGGCTTTTTTGCAGCAGCATTTTTAGCCATCGTATTTGCTTTAATTAAAGCGATATTTAGTGCAGTTGCTGGCGAAAAGGAGTAA
- a CDS encoding acyl-CoA dehydrogenase, whose translation MHFELSEEQMMIQQAARDFAQQELKPGVIERDEHQKFPAEQVKKLGELGFLGMMVNEKYNGSGLDAISYVLVMEELSKIDASASVVVSVNNSLVCYGLEKYGNEAQKEKYLKPLAAGEKIGAFCLSEPEAGSDATSQRTTAEDKGDYYLLNGTKNWITNGSSASIYLVIAQTHPELKHKGINAFIVERGAEGFTIGPKENKMGIRGSDTHSLMFNDVKVPKENRIGEDGFGFKFAMKTLEGGRIGIAAQALGIAQGAFELATNYAKERKSFGKPIVEHQAIAFKLADMATQIEAARLLVYKAAWLKDQGLPYTQAGSMAKLFASKVAMDVTIEAVQVHGGYGFVKEYHVERLMRDAKITQIYEGTSEIQKMVIAREIIR comes from the coding sequence ATGCATTTTGAACTAAGTGAAGAGCAAATGATGATTCAGCAGGCTGCTCGTGATTTCGCACAGCAGGAATTAAAACCTGGTGTAATCGAAAGAGATGAACATCAAAAATTTCCTGCTGAACAGGTTAAAAAATTAGGGGAACTTGGTTTTTTAGGTATGATGGTTAACGAAAAATATAACGGAAGCGGATTGGATGCAATTTCCTACGTCTTAGTAATGGAAGAGCTTTCTAAAATTGACGCATCTGCTTCGGTCGTGGTTTCTGTTAACAATTCTTTAGTTTGTTATGGCTTAGAGAAGTATGGAAATGAAGCACAAAAAGAAAAATATTTAAAACCACTTGCTGCTGGTGAAAAGATCGGTGCTTTTTGTTTATCTGAACCCGAAGCTGGGTCTGACGCTACTTCGCAACGGACAACTGCCGAAGATAAAGGTGATTACTACCTGTTAAATGGTACGAAGAACTGGATTACCAACGGTAGTTCAGCTTCAATATACCTGGTTATTGCACAAACTCATCCAGAGCTCAAACATAAAGGAATCAATGCTTTTATTGTAGAAAGAGGTGCCGAAGGGTTTACCATTGGTCCGAAGGAAAATAAAATGGGTATTCGTGGATCTGATACGCACTCGTTAATGTTTAATGATGTGAAAGTGCCCAAAGAAAATAGAATTGGTGAAGATGGTTTTGGGTTTAAGTTCGCTATGAAAACATTAGAAGGTGGTAGAATTGGGATCGCTGCACAGGCTTTAGGCATTGCTCAGGGTGCTTTCGAATTGGCTACTAATTACGCTAAAGAACGTAAATCTTTTGGAAAACCTATTGTAGAACATCAAGCCATTGCTTTCAAATTAGCTGACATGGCTACACAAATTGAAGCCGCCCGTTTATTGGTTTATAAAGCCGCTTGGTTAAAAGATCAGGGTTTGCCTTATACACAGGCAGGGTCGATGGCTAAACTTTTCGCTTCAAAAGTGGCAATGGATGTTACCATTGAAGCTGTGCAAGTACATGGCGGCTACGGTTTTGTTAAAGAATACCATGTGGAGCGTTTAATGCGGGATGCGAAAATTACTCAGATTTATGAGGGTACATCAGAAATTCAGAAAATGGTAATTGCGAGGGAAATTATAAGGTAG
- the panC gene encoding pantoate--beta-alanine ligase, with amino-acid sequence MEIFTTKSALSGYLTSFKNEGKKIAIVPTMGALHNGHISLIKLAQEYADLIICSIFVNPTQFTDPKDLEKYPRPIEHDLAMLQASGCNGVFMPEIDEMYPKNEDKKWHIDLGNAEFLLEGAFRKGHYQGVTQIVKKLFDAVKPDVAMFGQKDFQQVLMIKNMVAHFKLPISIITCPIIREEDGLAMSSRNIHLSATDRENSLVLSKSLQYVIDNFDNFSLEELENKAKSYYLNIDGVELDYFTIANGDTLEAAKSKDENNLVALVAAKVGSTRLIDNMIIRQ; translated from the coding sequence TTGGAAATATTTACAACCAAATCAGCACTTAGCGGATACCTTACTTCTTTTAAAAACGAAGGGAAAAAAATAGCTATTGTGCCCACTATGGGCGCTCTGCATAACGGCCATATTTCATTAATTAAATTAGCTCAAGAATATGCAGACCTCATTATCTGTAGTATTTTTGTAAACCCAACTCAATTTACCGATCCAAAAGATCTGGAAAAATATCCCCGACCAATTGAGCATGATTTAGCTATGTTGCAAGCCTCAGGTTGTAACGGTGTTTTTATGCCGGAAATTGATGAAATGTATCCGAAAAATGAGGATAAAAAATGGCATATTGATTTAGGGAATGCAGAGTTTTTATTAGAAGGTGCGTTTAGAAAGGGTCATTATCAGGGTGTAACTCAAATTGTAAAAAAACTTTTTGATGCTGTAAAGCCAGATGTTGCTATGTTTGGCCAGAAGGATTTTCAGCAAGTGCTGATGATTAAAAACATGGTTGCTCATTTTAAACTTCCAATATCAATCATTACTTGTCCGATTATTCGCGAAGAAGATGGCCTTGCCATGAGTAGTCGTAATATTCATTTATCTGCTACTGATCGTGAAAATTCTTTAGTGCTATCAAAATCTTTGCAATATGTGATTGATAATTTTGACAACTTTTCTTTAGAGGAGCTTGAAAACAAAGCCAAATCATATTACCTAAACATTGATGGCGTTGAGCTTGATTATTTTACAATAGCCAATGGTGATACTTTAGAGGCAGCAAAATCAAAGGATGAAAATAATTTAGTTGCCTTAGTTGCTGCAAAAGTTGGTTCAACAAGATTGATCGATAATATGATTATAAGGCAATAG
- a CDS encoding glycogen/starch synthase, whose translation MAKTKLLIVTHEMSPFLELTKISEITRQLPQAMQEKGFEIRILMPKFGNINERRNRLHEVIRLSGMNIIIDDNDNPLIIKVASIPAARMQVYFLDNEEYFQRKQIFRDANEKFFDDNDERTIFFCKGALETVKKLGWAPDIVHCHGWMSALVPTYIKTTYKNDPTFKNSKVVYSVYEDCFEEKLNANFAKKAVMANMTEDDTKAFLPADCISMHIGAITHADAVVLADENINAAVLKFVKDSNKPTLAFNLTENFENFYNFYEEISNDELVSIA comes from the coding sequence ATGGCAAAAACGAAGCTGCTGATTGTTACACACGAGATGTCGCCTTTCCTCGAGCTTACTAAAATTTCTGAAATCACTCGTCAATTACCACAAGCGATGCAAGAGAAGGGTTTCGAAATCCGCATCTTGATGCCAAAATTTGGTAACATAAATGAAAGAAGAAATCGTTTACACGAAGTAATCCGCTTGTCTGGAATGAACATCATTATTGATGACAACGACAACCCTTTAATTATTAAAGTGGCATCTATTCCTGCTGCAAGAATGCAAGTTTATTTCTTAGACAATGAAGAGTATTTTCAACGCAAACAGATTTTTAGAGATGCGAACGAAAAATTCTTTGATGACAATGATGAACGTACCATTTTCTTTTGCAAAGGCGCTTTAGAAACAGTTAAAAAATTAGGTTGGGCTCCGGATATTGTTCACTGCCATGGTTGGATGAGTGCTTTAGTACCTACTTACATTAAAACTACCTACAAAAACGATCCTACATTTAAAAACTCTAAAGTGGTTTATTCTGTATACGAAGACTGTTTTGAAGAGAAATTAAATGCTAATTTCGCCAAAAAAGCTGTTATGGCAAATATGACGGAAGATGATACTAAAGCTTTTTTACCAGCAGATTGTATTAGCATGCATATTGGTGCAATAACGCATGCTGATGCTGTTGTATTAGCAGATGAAAACATCAATGCTGCTGTGTTAAAATTTGTTAAAGATTCTAATAAGCCAACATTAGCTTTTAACTTAACCGAGAATTTTGAAAACTTCTATAATTTTTATGAAGAAATTTCAAATGATGAATTGGTTTCAATTGCTTAA
- the rimP gene encoding ribosome assembly cofactor RimP, protein MQVEKRVKELVEEKIADRPELFLVEVRMLPNHTLIIHVDGDEGISIQDCVAISRHVGFHLEEENTIEQAYNLEVSSPGVGEPLKLVRQYEKNIGRTISVKFKEGLKKEGKLLEITLANLIIEESVKEKGKKATTIQTSVPFNEIVETTVLISFK, encoded by the coding sequence ATGCAGGTAGAAAAGAGAGTAAAAGAACTCGTTGAAGAGAAAATTGCAGATCGGCCAGAATTGTTTTTGGTTGAAGTGAGAATGTTGCCAAATCATACTTTAATTATACATGTTGATGGCGACGAAGGCATAAGCATACAGGATTGTGTGGCAATAAGCAGGCATGTTGGTTTTCACTTAGAAGAAGAGAATACCATCGAGCAAGCTTATAATTTAGAAGTTTCTTCGCCAGGAGTTGGCGAGCCTTTAAAACTTGTTCGCCAATATGAAAAGAATATTGGTCGCACGATAAGTGTTAAATTTAAAGAAGGCTTAAAAAAAGAAGGGAAACTTTTAGAAATTACACTGGCAAACCTGATTATTGAAGAATCGGTTAAAGAAAAAGGAAAAAAGGCAACCACTATTCAAACCAGTGTTCCCTTTAATGAAATAGTAGAAACAACGGTATTAATAAGTTTTAAGTAA
- the nusA gene encoding transcription termination factor NusA produces MSATTINLIDSFQEFKDFKNIDRPTVISVLEEVFRSMLRKKYGTDENCDVIVNPDNGDLEIWRTRKVMEDGFSEDDDLEIELAEVAKLDNTLEVGDDYIEQITLESFGRRAILAARQTLVSKVLELEKDEIFKKYKDRVGEIITGEVYQVWKKETLVLDDEGNELLLPKTDQIPADYFKKGDSVRAVISKVEMINANPKIIISRTAPEFLQRLFEQEVPEIFDGLITIKKIVREPGERAKVAVESYDDRIDPVGACVGMKGSRIHGIVRELKNENIDVINFTTNVSLYITRALSPAKITSIKLDDETMHASVYLKPDQVSLAIGRGGHNIKLAGKLTGYEIDVYREAGEENDEDVDLEEFSDEIDSWIIDELKAIGCDTAKSVLALTIEDLVKRTDLEEETIKEVVQILQSEFE; encoded by the coding sequence ATGAGTGCTACAACAATTAATTTAATCGACTCTTTCCAAGAGTTTAAGGATTTCAAAAATATAGATCGCCCAACGGTGATTAGTGTGTTGGAAGAGGTTTTTCGTAGTATGTTGCGTAAAAAATACGGAACGGACGAGAACTGTGATGTTATTGTGAATCCGGATAATGGGGATTTAGAGATCTGGAGAACAAGAAAAGTGATGGAAGATGGGTTTTCTGAAGATGATGATTTAGAAATTGAGCTTGCTGAAGTTGCTAAATTGGATAACACTTTAGAAGTTGGTGATGATTATATTGAACAAATTACTTTAGAAAGTTTCGGCCGTAGAGCAATTTTAGCTGCTCGCCAAACCTTAGTTTCGAAAGTATTGGAACTAGAAAAAGACGAAATCTTTAAAAAATATAAAGATAGAGTTGGTGAAATTATTACGGGTGAGGTTTACCAGGTTTGGAAAAAAGAAACTTTGGTTTTAGATGATGAAGGTAACGAACTTTTATTGCCAAAAACAGATCAAATTCCTGCCGATTACTTTAAAAAAGGAGATTCTGTTAGAGCAGTAATTTCTAAAGTGGAAATGATTAATGCCAATCCAAAAATTATAATTTCTAGAACAGCACCAGAATTTTTACAACGTTTGTTCGAACAAGAGGTTCCAGAAATTTTTGATGGTTTAATTACCATTAAGAAGATTGTTCGTGAGCCAGGAGAACGTGCTAAAGTTGCTGTAGAATCATACGATGATCGTATTGATCCGGTTGGAGCTTGTGTGGGTATGAAAGGATCTCGTATTCATGGTATCGTTCGCGAATTAAAAAATGAAAATATTGATGTGATTAATTTCACCACCAATGTATCATTATATATTACCCGTGCTTTAAGCCCGGCAAAAATTACTTCGATTAAATTAGATGATGAAACGATGCATGCATCGGTTTATTTAAAACCAGATCAAGTTTCTTTAGCCATTGGCCGTGGCGGACATAATATAAAATTAGCGGGTAAATTAACCGGTTATGAAATTGATGTTTATCGCGAAGCAGGTGAAGAAAATGATGAAGATGTGGATTTAGAAGAATTCTCAGATGAAATTGATAGTTGGATTATTGATGAATTAAAAGCAATTGGCTGTGATACAGCGAAGAGTGTTTTAGCATTAACGATCGAAGATTTAGTGAAACGTACTGACTTAGAAGAAGAAACCATTAAAGAAGTGGTTCAAATTTTGCAGTCAGAATTTGAATAA